From Schistocerca americana isolate TAMUIC-IGC-003095 chromosome 9, iqSchAmer2.1, whole genome shotgun sequence, the proteins below share one genomic window:
- the LOC124550759 gene encoding putative lysozyme-like protein: MFKALALASSKRVALPSRPPVSHAVAQANVNSGPRVEASPGVPSSTSSSSSSSSGTGGGGGGGGGGSGGTSTLGVSASVGVGSVHSNPTSSVGKSVASGTVNCIANTVPLPARAAAVENSGKTAATTTSSATRHVSTSPVTSSGTVRTAVTLVNFVSQASAGAAARAKYRTTIATG, from the exons ATGTTCAAAGCTTTAGCATTGGCATCATCAAAGAGA GTTGCTTTGCCTTCTCGGCCTCCTGTCAGCCATGCTGTAGCCCAGGCAAATGTGAATTCTGGGCCTCGAGTGGAGGCATCACCTGGTGTCCcaagcagcaccagcagcagcagtagcagcagcagcggcactggaggtggtggtggtggtggtggtggtggtagtggtggcactAGCACTTTGGGTGTGAGTGCGAGTGTGGGGGTGGGCAGTGTTCATAGCAACCCCACCAGCAGTGTTGGCAAGAGTGTTGCCAGTGGCACTGTCAACTGCATTGCCAACACCGTGCCCCTGCCTGCCCGGGCTGCAGCTGTTGAGAATTCTGGCAAGACTGCCGCCACCACCACGAGTTCCGCCACGCGGCACGTCTCCACGTCACCAGTGACGAGCAGTGGCACAGTGCGGACGGCAGTCACACTGGTCAACTTTGTTAGCCAGGCTTCTGCAGGTGCTGCTGCCAGGGCGAAATACCGGACCACGATAGCGACAGGTTAG